The nucleotide sequence ACGTGCCGTAGTTGGCGAACCACTTCGCCATGGCCGCGCTCATGATCGCGACGACCACCAGCACGGTCGCCCAGTGGCGGATCCACCAGCGCGGCCAGCGCCGGTAGCGCGCCCGAAACCCGCCGCCGCGCCGCGCCCGCGCGCGAGCCCGGCGGCTCGGCTTCCGCTTGCCGTCGCGCGGCGGCTTGTCGCGCGTCGGCGCGGTCTGCCCCACGCGGGTGCGCTGCACGCGCAGATTGGTGTGCGTGACTCCGGCACGGCCGTCCTCCGGGCGCGGTTCGGCGTCCTCGGCCGACTCGCCGCGACCGCGCCGCCGTATGCCCACGACGCCGGACGCCCCCGCCGAACCCCAGTAGGCCCCGGACCGGGCCGAGCCGTCACCGACCGCGAGACCGTTCACCGGGGTGTCGGCGCGCGTACTGCCGCCGCGCTTGCCCAGGCCGCCGGCCGCCCTGCCCGCCCGCCCGTCCTTGCCCCGGGGCGCCGGCATCCCCCGCCGGCCGCCGCCGTCGCCCACCGCGTGCCGCACCGGCCGTGCGCCCGACGCCGCGTCGTACACCGAAGGCTCCGCACCCGGCTCCCCCGGATACAGCGTGTGCCTGCGCGTGACACCGGTCCGCTGCCGCCCCGCGAACGTCCGGGCGTCGTCGGGGGACGCGGGCACGGGCGGCGCGGCCTCCACCGCCTCGATCAGGCGCTCGCGCAGCACCGGGACCGCCGCGCGCGCCGTCGGGTCCTGGACGAGCACCGACCGCAGCACGGGCATCAGCACCCCCGCCCTGTCCAGGTCCGGGAACCGCGCCGCGGCCACCGCGGCGAGCGTCGCCGCGTGCGTCGCGCGGCGGTACGCGGGCCGCCCCTCCACCGCCTCGTACAACGTCACACCCAGCGACCACAGGTCGGCCGACGGGCCGGGCAGCTGGCCGTCCACCTGCTCGGGCGCGAGATATTCGGGCGACCCGATCAGCGCGCCCAACTGCGTGAGCGTCGCGCTGTCCTCCACCGAGGCGACACCGAAATCGGTCAGCACCACCCGGCCGTTGCGGGCCAGCAGGACGTTCGCCGGCTTGACGTCGCGGTGCAGCACCCCCGCCTCGTGCGCGGCCTCCAGCGCGGACAGCAGCCGCAGCCCCATCTCGGCGACCTGGCCGGGCGGCAGCGGGCCGTCCTTCTCGATCTCCTGGGCGAGCGACGCGCCGCGCACCAGCTCCATGACGATCCACGGCCGGCCGTCCTCGTCGACGACGTCGAAGATCGTGACCACGTTGGGGTGGTCGATACGCGCCGCGGCGCGGGCCTCGCGCAGCATGCGGGCGCACAGCGTGCCGCGCTCGTCGTCGTCGACGTGCGCCGGGACACGCAGCTCCTTGACCGCGACCCGCCGGTCCAGCACCTCGTCGAGCGCGCACCACACGGTGCCCATCCCGCCGCGCCCCAAGCGCTCCCGAAGCCGGTACCGGCCGGCGATCAGGCGCCCGTCGGCCTCGGGGTCGGTCATGCGTGTCTCCTGTGGCTGGTCTCGCGGCGCTTCCAGTCAACCACCCCCGCCGGTGGTCGCGGGACCGGTCGCGTACGCCCGCCCGGCCCGCCGGACCGACGCCAAGTCGGCCCCGCGCGCCGGTGCTGTCGGCCGCGCCGGCTCACGCCAGCGGCACGACCTCCTCGGCCCCCATCCGGACGGCGTCGGCGGTGCGGTCGTCGGGCTGCTCCTGCGACTCGCGCTCGGCCTCCACCCGCTTGAGGTAGTAGTCGACCTCGCGCCGCACCTGCTCGTCGGTCCACCCGAGCACGGGAGCCATGAGCCGGGCACACTCCCCGGCAACGCGCACCCCCCGGTCGAAAGTTTCCATGGAGACGCGGGTACGCCGGTCCAGCACGTCGTCGAGGTGCAGCGCGCCCTCGTGGGTGCACGCGTACACCACTTCGGCGCGCAGGTAGTCGTCGGCGCCGTCCAGCGCGCGGCCGAGCCCCGGGTCGGCCTCGACCAGCGCGAGCACCTCGTCGGTGAGCGAGCCGTACCGGTTGAGCAGGTGTTCGACGCGGGCGACGTGCAGCCCGCTGCGCGCCGCGATCGCGGCCCGGGCGTTCCACAGCGCGTGATAGCCCTCGGCCCCCGCCAACGGCACCGTCTCGGTGCAGCTCGGCGCGACCTTGCGGTCCAGGCCGTGCACCGCGGCGTCGACCGCGTCGGCCGCCATGACGCGGTACGTCGTGTACTTGCCGCCCGCGACCACCACCAGGCCCGGTACCGGATGCGCCACCGTGTGCTCGCGCGAGAGCCGACTCGTCGCGTCCGACTCGCCGCGCAGCAGCGGCCGGAGGCCCGCGTACACGCCCTCGACGTCCTCGCGGCCGAGCGGCACCGCGAGGACCGCGTTGACGCGCTCCAGCAGGTATTCGATGTCGGTGCGGCTCGCCGCCGGGTGGGTCTTGCCCAGGTCCCAGTCGGTGTCCGTGGTGCCGACGATCCAGTGGCGACCCCACGGGATCACGAACAGCACGGACTTCTCCGTCCGCAGGATCAGCCCCGTCGCCGAGTGGATCCGGTCCTTCGGCACGACCAGGTGGATGCCCTTCGACGCGCGCACGTGGAACTGCCCGCGCTCGCCGACCAGCGCCTGCGTCTCGTCCGTCCACACGCCGGTCGCGTTGACCACCTGCCGCGCGCGGATCGCGTACGTGCCGCCGCTCTCGACGTCGCGGACCTCGACGCCGACGACGCGCTCGCCCTCGCGCAGGAACCCGGTCACCGAGGCCCGCGACGCGACATGCGCGCCGTACCCGGCCGCCGTGCGCACCAGCGTCATGGTGTGCCGGGCGTCGT is from Yinghuangia sp. ASG 101 and encodes:
- a CDS encoding glycerol-3-phosphate dehydrogenase/oxidase; protein product: MRTTALGLRAREDALGRMAERELDVVVVGGGVVGAGTALDAVTRGLSVGLIEARDWASGTSSRSSKLIHGGLRYLEMMDFGLVREALRERGLMVQRLAPHLVRPVPFLYPLQHHAWERAYVGTGIALYDTMGVSGGHARGLPRHRHLSKRRALRLAPALRKDALVGAVQYYDAQVDDARHTMTLVRTAAGYGAHVASRASVTGFLREGERVVGVEVRDVESGGTYAIRARQVVNATGVWTDETQALVGERGQFHVRASKGIHLVVPKDRIHSATGLILRTEKSVLFVIPWGRHWIVGTTDTDWDLGKTHPAASRTDIEYLLERVNAVLAVPLGREDVEGVYAGLRPLLRGESDATSRLSREHTVAHPVPGLVVVAGGKYTTYRVMAADAVDAAVHGLDRKVAPSCTETVPLAGAEGYHALWNARAAIAARSGLHVARVEHLLNRYGSLTDEVLALVEADPGLGRALDGADDYLRAEVVYACTHEGALHLDDVLDRRTRVSMETFDRGVRVAGECARLMAPVLGWTDEQVRREVDYYLKRVEAERESQEQPDDRTADAVRMGAEEVVPLA
- a CDS encoding serine/threonine-protein kinase; its protein translation is MTDPEADGRLIAGRYRLRERLGRGGMGTVWCALDEVLDRRVAVKELRVPAHVDDDERGTLCARMLREARAAARIDHPNVVTIFDVVDEDGRPWIVMELVRGASLAQEIEKDGPLPPGQVAEMGLRLLSALEAAHEAGVLHRDVKPANVLLARNGRVVLTDFGVASVEDSATLTQLGALIGSPEYLAPEQVDGQLPGPSADLWSLGVTLYEAVEGRPAYRRATHAATLAAVAAARFPDLDRAGVLMPVLRSVLVQDPTARAAVPVLRERLIEAVEAAPPVPASPDDARTFAGRQRTGVTRRHTLYPGEPGAEPSVYDAASGARPVRHAVGDGGGRRGMPAPRGKDGRAGRAAGGLGKRGGSTRADTPVNGLAVGDGSARSGAYWGSAGASGVVGIRRRGRGESAEDAEPRPEDGRAGVTHTNLRVQRTRVGQTAPTRDKPPRDGKRKPSRRARARARRGGGFRARYRRWPRWWIRHWATVLVVVAIMSAAMAKWFANYGTWAAMYTISLLALVLAVWVVLPHRRLSRSVPAAMLAGVIGGGALELLDIDLDLVAVLALVGGSLLLGPLIDGAVLRRLRTGSGLGFALPVPEGWRCTTTDGGLSVDDPDRLISVTVTVDRGIVMPPEESVLHREHGTLASRDYRDSEDYRRLELAASDYRGHDAAEWEYVWRGPEGAGFHGKDLVVRTADGVRYWMTVRCREELWSTAVTYFDHAKENLSIVR